The following are from one region of the Planctomycetaceae bacterium genome:
- a CDS encoding DUF1559 domain-containing protein: protein MREFQRAITDGFGGRRGQMSTPALVFLILGIVFAAFVVLAIVGAALMLPAIQQARSAARTVQSKNNLKMIGLALHNYHDVYDVFPPGGIYTADDEPYSSWMTSLLPYVDQAGLYSRINQDQPWTSEDNYEWFEVEVPAYLHPKLAADDPETTHVNGLGAAHYAANSQLLRKNTGTPIRYLKDGTSNTLMAGEVSSGFMAWGDPANLRDPAAGIGSSPNQFGGVIPGGGAMMLMADGSVRVIGPDVAQDVLRRLADPNDGEAVGDF from the coding sequence ATGCGTGAATTTCAACGAGCCATAACAGACGGATTCGGCGGTCGACGCGGCCAGATGAGCACACCGGCCCTGGTGTTTCTGATTCTCGGAATCGTGTTCGCGGCTTTCGTGGTACTGGCGATCGTCGGTGCGGCCCTGATGCTGCCCGCCATCCAGCAGGCAAGGAGTGCGGCCCGCACCGTGCAGTCGAAAAACAACCTGAAGATGATCGGTCTGGCGCTGCACAACTACCACGACGTGTACGACGTGTTTCCGCCGGGCGGGATTTACACGGCTGACGACGAACCGTACAGCAGTTGGATGACCAGCCTGCTGCCTTACGTCGATCAGGCCGGGCTTTACAGCCGGATCAACCAGGACCAGCCGTGGACGTCGGAGGACAATTACGAGTGGTTCGAAGTCGAAGTCCCCGCGTACCTGCATCCCAAACTCGCGGCTGACGATCCGGAAACGACGCATGTCAACGGACTGGGAGCTGCCCATTACGCAGCGAATTCGCAGTTGCTTCGGAAGAACACGGGCACTCCGATTCGATACCTGAAGGATGGCACGTCAAATACGCTCATGGCAGGCGAGGTATCTTCCGGCTTCATGGCCTGGGGAGACCCTGCCAACCTCAGAGACCCGGCGGCGGGAATCGGATCTTCGCCCAACCAGTTCGGAGGAGTCATCCCTGGTGGGGGAGCCATGATGCTGATGGCTGACGGCTCGGTCCGGGTCATTGGACCTGACGTGGCCCAGGACGTGTTGAGAAGACTTGCCGACCCGAATGACGGGGAAGCCGTCGGGGACTTCTGA
- a CDS encoding exodeoxyribonuclease III translates to MRITTWNVNGLRAAIRKGFAEHIAEIQPDVLLLQEVRALPEQLPEQWQQPHGWHVAWHPADRRGYSGTAIWSRFPINDLRYGHQNAGRESDIEGRLITVSINGLSVSCVYLPSGSSGEHRQAVKEQWMRKFRRWAGCQGRSGPTIFGGDLNIAHTEQDIFYARANEKTSGFLPHERRWFSRLLDSGWHDLAREHFGEMQGPYSWWSNRGRARELDRGWRIDYLLANADARSLLRSATIHREAGQTVSDHAPVSVDLHWP, encoded by the coding sequence ATGCGAATCACTACCTGGAATGTCAACGGATTGCGGGCGGCGATTCGCAAAGGCTTTGCTGAACACATCGCGGAAATTCAGCCTGACGTGTTGCTGCTTCAGGAAGTCCGTGCGCTTCCGGAACAGCTTCCGGAACAGTGGCAACAACCCCACGGATGGCACGTTGCATGGCATCCCGCCGACCGCAGGGGTTACTCGGGAACGGCGATTTGGTCTCGGTTTCCGATCAACGATCTTCGATACGGTCACCAGAATGCCGGCCGGGAATCGGACATCGAGGGCCGACTGATTACCGTTTCGATCAACGGACTAAGCGTTTCCTGTGTGTACCTGCCGTCCGGTTCATCCGGTGAGCACCGTCAGGCGGTGAAGGAGCAGTGGATGAGGAAGTTTCGTCGCTGGGCTGGCTGTCAAGGCCGGAGCGGCCCGACGATTTTCGGCGGCGACCTCAATATCGCTCACACCGAACAGGACATTTTCTATGCCCGGGCGAACGAAAAGACGTCCGGGTTCCTGCCCCACGAACGGCGCTGGTTCAGCCGCCTTTTGGATTCCGGCTGGCACGACCTTGCCCGCGAACATTTCGGCGAGATGCAGGGGCCGTACTCCTGGTGGTCCAACCGCGGACGAGCACGCGAACTGGATCGCGGCTGGCGAATTGACTACCTGCTGGCCAACGCAGACGCACGTTCGCTGCTTCGGTCCGCCACAATTCACCGCGAAGCCGGTCAGACCGTTAGTGATCACGCTCCCGTATCCGTCGACCTGCACTGGCCGTAG
- a CDS encoding class I tRNA ligase family protein, with translation MFQPVSDSQFIPGEHSVLKFWKLHDTFRQLRLKNRGKKRWSFLDGPITANNPMGVHHAWGRTYKDTYQRFFAMTGHDQRFQNGFDCQGLWVEVEVEKELGLGTKSAVADFGIDRFVNECKRRVLRFAARQTEQSQRLGYWMDWDDPDQLRMLAEKLGTDENVPFTAPSGKAETAKAHQIVERLGCPEWGGSYFTFSTENNETIWTFLKKCFERGKIYQGHDVMPWSGRGGSAYSQMEIAEGRKLTTHKSVFVRFPMLSKDPSDPSNPSDSTDQEYLLVWTTTPWTLTSNVAAAVNPDLEYVKIRANRDARSTTSRRTICTSSDWPVNSKTASAARNGNGRTVSAS, from the coding sequence ATGTTCCAACCCGTTTCTGACAGTCAGTTCATTCCCGGCGAACACTCCGTTCTGAAATTCTGGAAGCTGCACGACACGTTTCGTCAATTGCGGCTGAAAAATCGCGGAAAGAAGCGCTGGAGCTTTCTCGACGGCCCGATCACTGCCAACAACCCGATGGGAGTCCACCATGCGTGGGGCCGCACGTACAAGGACACGTACCAGCGGTTCTTCGCGATGACCGGTCACGACCAGCGATTCCAGAACGGCTTCGACTGTCAGGGCCTGTGGGTCGAAGTCGAAGTCGAAAAGGAACTCGGTCTGGGAACGAAAAGCGCCGTCGCCGATTTCGGCATCGATAGGTTCGTCAACGAATGCAAACGGCGAGTCCTGCGATTTGCGGCTCGGCAGACCGAACAATCGCAGCGGCTGGGCTACTGGATGGACTGGGACGATCCCGATCAGTTGCGAATGCTGGCGGAAAAGCTGGGCACCGATGAAAACGTCCCGTTCACGGCTCCCAGTGGCAAGGCAGAAACGGCGAAGGCTCACCAGATCGTCGAACGGCTCGGCTGCCCGGAATGGGGCGGCAGCTACTTCACGTTCAGTACGGAAAACAACGAAACGATCTGGACGTTTCTGAAGAAGTGTTTCGAACGAGGCAAAATCTACCAGGGCCACGACGTGATGCCGTGGTCAGGCCGAGGCGGCAGCGCGTATTCGCAGATGGAAATCGCCGAAGGCCGCAAGCTGACGACTCACAAGAGCGTGTTCGTCAGGTTTCCGATGCTTTCAAAAGATCCGTCTGATCCGTCCAATCCGTCGGACTCGACCGATCAGGAATACCTGCTGGTCTGGACCACGACGCCGTGGACGCTGACCAGCAACGTGGCAGCCGCCGTCAACCCGGACCTGGAATACGTGAAGATCCGGGCGAACAGGGACGCGCGATCTACTACTTCGCGAAGGACAATCTGCACTTCCAGCGACTGGCCAGTGAATTCAAAGACGGCTTCGGCCGCCCGGAATGGAAATGGCCGGACGGTGTCGGCAAGCTGA
- a CDS encoding DUF5915 domain-containing protein, whose product MQNEEGQPMHKSDGTAIWFEEAAEQLGVDTMRWMYLQQNPAADLRFGTRHPHEPVTLQTADGPIEKTKEGVPTAKVTSSPADETRRRILIPLWNCYKFFVDYAIADGFVPSDELRARVAGTCASASSGGQNTITGKASGTLSVSDRPEIDRWILSNLQSLIEVAHREFPEYNVAAFCSAAAGFVDDLSNWYIRRNRRRFWRSKDASDADKMAAYETLYEVLVVLSRLLAPCIPFLTERMYQNLVLGTQPGETSDRSGETLPESVHLCDYPTADSALLDAALNQRMAAAQRVVKLGHKLREESDLRVRQPLAELQFAAADAETADAIAHLADVIAEELNIKQITRQENLDDKVRYSYKPNLKTLGPKYGKLLGILRTKLPELGDEVLSPLRRGDSVSVEIEGNAVDLSPDDVLVSTEQAADWVSSDESGIQIAVSTVLTDDLIREGMSRDFVRHVQQLRKDANLHIQDRIRVEFHSEENMLQAMVAEWSDYIRGETLADDITLVDAPPDDAKSVSVGDSRCTIWIIRYT is encoded by the coding sequence GTGCAGAACGAAGAAGGCCAGCCGATGCACAAGTCGGACGGCACAGCCATCTGGTTCGAAGAAGCGGCGGAGCAACTCGGCGTCGATACCATGCGCTGGATGTACCTGCAGCAGAATCCGGCCGCTGACCTGCGGTTCGGCACGCGTCATCCGCACGAACCCGTGACATTGCAAACGGCAGACGGACCGATCGAAAAGACGAAGGAAGGCGTCCCCACTGCGAAAGTCACCAGCAGTCCGGCCGATGAGACTCGGCGGCGAATCCTGATTCCATTGTGGAACTGTTATAAGTTCTTCGTCGACTACGCAATCGCCGACGGGTTTGTGCCCAGCGACGAACTGCGTGCTCGAGTAGCCGGAACGTGTGCCAGTGCATCGTCCGGGGGCCAGAATACAATCACTGGCAAAGCCAGTGGCACACTTTCCGTTTCAGATCGTCCGGAAATTGACCGCTGGATTCTGTCCAACCTGCAGTCGCTGATTGAAGTCGCTCATCGGGAATTTCCCGAATACAACGTCGCTGCGTTTTGCAGCGCGGCGGCGGGTTTCGTCGATGACCTGAGCAACTGGTACATCCGCCGCAACCGCCGCCGCTTCTGGCGCAGTAAAGACGCCAGCGACGCCGATAAAATGGCGGCCTACGAAACGCTGTACGAAGTGCTGGTCGTGCTTTCGCGGCTGCTGGCACCGTGTATCCCGTTTCTGACAGAACGCATGTACCAGAATCTGGTGCTGGGGACTCAGCCGGGTGAAACATCAGACCGATCGGGTGAGACGCTGCCCGAAAGTGTTCACTTGTGCGATTACCCGACAGCCGATTCAGCACTGCTGGACGCAGCCTTGAACCAGCGCATGGCGGCCGCTCAGCGTGTGGTAAAGCTGGGGCACAAGCTGCGGGAAGAATCCGACCTGCGAGTTCGTCAGCCGCTGGCGGAACTGCAGTTCGCCGCGGCCGATGCCGAAACAGCCGATGCGATTGCTCATCTGGCAGACGTTATCGCCGAAGAATTGAACATCAAACAGATCACGCGACAGGAAAATCTCGACGACAAAGTCCGCTACAGTTACAAGCCGAACCTCAAGACGCTCGGCCCGAAGTATGGCAAGTTGCTGGGAATTCTTCGCACGAAACTGCCGGAACTCGGCGACGAAGTTCTCAGCCCGCTGCGTCGCGGCGATAGCGTTTCGGTCGAGATCGAAGGCAACGCAGTCGACCTTTCGCCCGACGACGTTCTTGTCAGCACCGAACAGGCGGCCGACTGGGTTTCGTCCGATGAAAGCGGCATCCAAATCGCCGTCAGCACTGTGCTCACCGACGACCTGATCCGCGAAGGCATGTCCCGAGACTTCGTCCGCCACGTCCAGCAGCTTCGCAAGGACGCCAACCTGCACATCCAGGACCGCATCCGCGTCGAATTCCATTCCGAAGAGAACATGCTTCAGGCCATGGTCGCCGAATGGAGCGACTACATTCGAGGCGAAACTCTGGCCGACGACATCACGCTTGTTGATGCACCGCCGGACGACGCGAAATCCGTGTCGGTCGGCGATTCGCGATGTACGATCTGGATCATCAGATATACTTGA
- a CDS encoding DUF1501 domain-containing protein — translation MSGSPHQHTRRSVLQSMAAMGLSVMLPGMNARAAGLRRSERPKSLITLWMSGGMSQLESWDPHPQAPGDDQIAPIRTTVDGLQISNLLPQMAEQMHLTTLIRSLTSLEGDHERGTFFVKTGYRLEPTLQYPALGAIAARELPDHGVEIPQHVSLGGEQFWPLGGYLGNEWDAFRVFDPGRLQGNLHSGVSDSQQHRRLEGLSVLGRAFEHGRPKALDRTLHKDTVDRALKMMSSDQLDAFQIDDEPAAVRQAYGDTRFGRGCLVARRLVETGVRAIEVCLNGFDTHIDNYKGQKTNCEILDPAFATLLTELRERDLLASTIVLCISEFGRTPQINPAGGRDHWPNWFSCVVAGGGFREGLVLGLTPGTVPAVSDIRPEDPITIPELYATILHSMGIDGSLEFITPIGRPIRYASADPVARLLTDAAAAGIRT, via the coding sequence ATGAGCGGTTCACCACATCAACACACTCGTCGCAGCGTCCTGCAATCAATGGCGGCGATGGGGCTCTCAGTGATGCTTCCCGGCATGAACGCGCGAGCCGCCGGTCTGCGCCGCAGTGAGCGTCCCAAGTCACTAATCACGCTGTGGATGTCGGGCGGCATGAGTCAGTTGGAATCCTGGGATCCTCACCCGCAGGCTCCCGGCGACGACCAGATCGCGCCGATCCGCACGACAGTCGACGGGCTGCAGATTTCGAATCTGCTTCCGCAAATGGCCGAACAGATGCACTTGACGACGCTGATCCGATCGTTGACATCACTGGAAGGCGATCACGAACGCGGGACGTTCTTCGTGAAAACGGGGTATCGGCTGGAACCTACGCTGCAGTATCCGGCTTTGGGAGCCATCGCTGCCCGCGAATTGCCCGATCACGGGGTTGAGATCCCCCAGCATGTGTCGCTGGGAGGCGAACAGTTCTGGCCGCTGGGCGGGTACCTTGGAAACGAATGGGATGCTTTCCGAGTCTTCGACCCGGGGCGACTGCAGGGAAATCTGCACTCCGGTGTTTCGGATTCACAGCAGCATCGCCGGCTGGAGGGTCTGAGTGTGCTGGGCCGCGCATTCGAACACGGCCGTCCGAAAGCGCTCGACAGGACGCTGCACAAGGACACCGTTGATCGCGCTTTGAAAATGATGTCGTCGGATCAGCTAGACGCGTTTCAAATCGACGACGAACCGGCCGCAGTCAGGCAAGCGTACGGCGACACACGCTTCGGCCGGGGTTGCCTCGTCGCGCGTCGTCTTGTGGAAACAGGTGTGCGGGCCATTGAAGTATGCCTCAACGGCTTTGACACTCACATTGACAACTACAAAGGCCAGAAGACCAATTGCGAAATCCTCGACCCGGCATTTGCGACGCTGCTGACGGAACTGCGTGAGCGAGACCTGCTGGCGTCGACGATCGTGCTCTGCATCAGCGAATTCGGCCGTACACCGCAGATCAATCCTGCGGGTGGTCGTGATCACTGGCCCAATTGGTTTTCCTGCGTCGTTGCCGGCGGAGGCTTTCGTGAAGGGCTGGTGCTGGGTCTGACGCCGGGAACCGTGCCCGCAGTCAGCGATATCAGGCCCGAGGATCCGATTACAATTCCGGAGCTTTACGCAACGATCCTGCATTCGATGGGAATCGACGGAAGCCTCGAATTCATCACACCGATCGGGAGGCCGATCCGGTATGCGTCGGCTGACCCTGTTGCGAGGCTGCTGACCGACGCCGCCGCGGCTGGAATTCGAACGTAG
- a CDS encoding DUF1549 domain-containing protein encodes MRLLSILAMLVVTGVLYLMVVQAGHITPAAQAPAQLAEADRIDHSVARINAWFRRHWADEGLQPAELADDLTVFRRLSLALHGTVPSLEEIRTFSADSSKDRVERWLTKMLEDSRFGDYFAERLARTIVGTQGGAFVVYRRDRLTDWLGEQLLADRPWPEITRELITAEGLWTDHPASNFITSALVDGEGIDENKLAGKTVRAFLGQRIDCAQCHNHPFDTWQQQDFEGLAAFFGQARVTPGGAVDRTREDEQPVEYEVIDPGSEVGRLVKPRVPFHDDWLPTTGTRREQLAGWVVHPENRRFERAIANRIWGLMFGRPYHDPVDDLPHPKDGEADPDLLDILGAEYRANGESLRFLVRMIGESDAFRLRSDAENVEQETYDAMSDHWAVFPVVRLRPEQVIGSMFQAAHVRTIDQNSNLFVRFRRLLNENDFLKEYGDLGEDELLQQTGTIPQALLRMNGKFTRELTQAEAFSAAGQIAQFSPDDESLVTNCFLTCLTRLPAADELRYFAGQLAEAANPDGENSADHADDQAAASREETIRDLYWVLFNSPEFSWNH; translated from the coding sequence ATGCGACTTCTTTCAATACTGGCCATGTTGGTTGTCACGGGCGTGTTGTATCTGATGGTCGTGCAGGCTGGCCACATCACCCCCGCGGCACAGGCTCCGGCACAGCTTGCTGAAGCAGACCGGATCGACCACTCCGTAGCGCGAATCAACGCCTGGTTTCGGCGGCACTGGGCGGACGAGGGCCTGCAGCCTGCGGAGCTCGCGGATGATCTGACCGTTTTTCGGCGGCTGTCTCTGGCGCTGCACGGGACCGTGCCGTCGCTGGAGGAAATCCGGACGTTCAGTGCTGATTCATCGAAGGATCGTGTCGAGCGGTGGCTGACGAAAATGCTCGAAGACAGCCGTTTCGGTGACTACTTCGCGGAGCGACTGGCTCGCACAATTGTCGGAACGCAGGGCGGCGCGTTTGTCGTTTACCGGCGAGACCGGCTGACAGACTGGCTGGGTGAGCAATTGCTCGCCGACCGTCCGTGGCCGGAGATCACTCGCGAACTGATTACGGCGGAAGGTCTCTGGACGGATCACCCGGCGTCGAATTTCATCACCTCGGCGCTGGTCGACGGTGAGGGGATCGATGAAAACAAGCTGGCCGGAAAAACGGTGCGAGCATTTCTCGGGCAGCGGATCGACTGTGCTCAATGCCACAATCACCCGTTTGATACCTGGCAACAGCAGGACTTTGAGGGCCTTGCGGCGTTTTTCGGCCAGGCTCGGGTCACGCCCGGCGGTGCGGTTGATCGCACTCGCGAAGACGAACAGCCCGTGGAATACGAAGTCATCGATCCAGGTTCAGAAGTCGGCCGGCTGGTCAAACCACGCGTTCCGTTCCATGACGATTGGCTGCCCACAACCGGAACCCGGCGCGAGCAGCTCGCCGGCTGGGTCGTCCATCCGGAAAATCGCAGGTTTGAACGTGCCATCGCAAACCGAATCTGGGGATTGATGTTCGGCCGGCCGTATCACGATCCGGTTGATGACCTGCCCCACCCGAAGGACGGCGAGGCCGATCCCGACCTGCTGGACATTCTCGGGGCCGAGTACCGAGCCAACGGTGAGAGCCTGCGTTTTCTGGTTCGGATGATCGGTGAATCGGATGCATTTCGCCTGCGATCCGATGCGGAAAACGTCGAGCAGGAAACGTACGACGCCATGTCCGATCACTGGGCCGTGTTTCCCGTCGTTCGGCTACGCCCCGAGCAGGTGATTGGTTCGATGTTCCAGGCGGCTCACGTCAGGACGATCGACCAGAATTCCAACCTGTTCGTGCGGTTCCGACGGTTGCTGAACGAGAACGATTTTCTGAAGGAATACGGAGATCTGGGTGAAGACGAGCTATTGCAGCAAACCGGCACAATTCCCCAGGCACTGCTGAGAATGAACGGAAAGTTTACACGGGAACTGACTCAAGCGGAGGCGTTTTCGGCAGCGGGGCAGATCGCTCAGTTTTCGCCCGATGACGAATCGCTGGTTACGAATTGCTTTCTGACATGCCTGACCCGGCTTCCGGCCGCTGATGAGCTGAGATACTTCGCCGGTCAGTTGGCGGAAGCTGCGAATCCGGACGGCGAAAACTCCGCGGATCATGCCGACGACCAGGCGGCTGCCTCCCGCGAAGAGACGATTCGTGACTTGTACTGGGTGCTTTTCAATTCACCGGAGTTTTCGTGGAATCACTAA
- a CDS encoding zf-TFIIB domain-containing protein — protein MSVTHQPHCPKCRTSFLEEKMLSDQKTKIDVCPSCRGGWFDASELNAVLSCAVAELEVPRNVQKTSRICPRCGVPLSKIAYPETQIEVDLCDECHGIWLDRGEFRGINEARARHQDQQKFDAPEEAPASLKEAAVRFVDRVLVRFLNVG, from the coding sequence GTGTCTGTAACTCACCAGCCTCACTGCCCGAAGTGCCGAACGTCGTTCCTCGAAGAGAAGATGCTCAGTGACCAGAAGACGAAAATCGATGTATGCCCAAGCTGCCGCGGAGGCTGGTTTGACGCCTCTGAACTGAACGCTGTCCTGTCGTGCGCGGTCGCGGAACTCGAAGTGCCGCGAAATGTCCAGAAGACCAGCCGCATCTGTCCTCGTTGCGGTGTGCCGCTGTCGAAGATCGCCTACCCGGAAACGCAGATCGAAGTCGACCTTTGCGACGAATGTCATGGTATCTGGCTGGACCGCGGCGAGTTCCGCGGCATCAATGAAGCTCGTGCCCGACATCAGGACCAGCAGAAGTTCGACGCTCCCGAAGAAGCGCCGGCCAGCCTGAAGGAAGCTGCGGTGCGATTCGTCGACCGTGTGCTTGTCCGATTTCTGAACGTCGGATAA
- a CDS encoding rhomboid family intramembrane serine protease yields MKHAVRDELRGVLVFVGTVWAVFLADFVIPGDLNRFGILPRTVSGLPGVVAMPFLHAGWGHLLSNTIPLIVLLCLLAGSRANSAAVVIGIVLLGGALLWLFGRGDRVHVGASGLIYGLIAFLLVAGFRERRFVPLAVAVIVGFLYGGTLLAGVLPTVGPGISWDGHLLGAVAGAVVATATVRPQRHEFVRA; encoded by the coding sequence ATGAAGCATGCCGTTCGCGACGAACTGCGCGGCGTTCTGGTCTTTGTCGGAACCGTGTGGGCCGTGTTCCTGGCAGACTTTGTCATCCCCGGTGACCTGAACCGGTTTGGCATCTTGCCGCGCACGGTCTCCGGATTGCCCGGCGTCGTTGCGATGCCGTTCCTGCACGCTGGCTGGGGGCACTTGCTGAGCAACACGATTCCGCTGATCGTGCTGCTGTGTCTGCTGGCCGGTTCGCGCGCGAATTCAGCAGCGGTTGTTATCGGGATTGTGCTGCTCGGCGGCGCGCTGCTGTGGCTGTTTGGCCGCGGCGATCGCGTTCACGTCGGAGCCAGCGGTCTGATTTACGGGCTGATCGCGTTTCTGCTCGTCGCCGGTTTCCGCGAACGCCGCTTCGTCCCGCTGGCAGTCGCGGTCATCGTCGGTTTTCTCTACGGCGGCACGTTGCTGGCCGGCGTGCTGCCGACGGTCGGACCCGGAATCTCGTGGGACGGACATCTGCTGGGAGCAGTCGCCGGCGCGGTTGTCGCCACCGCGACAGTGAGACCACAACGCCACGAATTCGTACGCGCTTGA
- a CDS encoding purine-nucleoside phosphorylase, whose product MNEIRQQVQEATDRVRTVWSGRPVIGIVLGTGLGGLADRIDADIRIPYCEIPHFPDATAPSHAGHLVCGSMHGVPLVAMEGRFHYYEGYTLQQVTFPVRLMKALGAEILILTSAVGGMNPDFRLSDVVIIEDHINLMPDNPLRGVNDDSLGPRFPDMSEPYDHELISLATTTAGNLDIAVQTGTLVAVPGPNLETRAEYRMLRLIGADVVGMSTVPEVIVANHAGLRAIAFSIVTDMCLPELLEPVAIEKILKVAAEGGARLERLLSELIRRLG is encoded by the coding sequence ATGAACGAAATTCGTCAGCAGGTACAGGAGGCGACAGACCGGGTCCGAACCGTCTGGTCGGGCAGGCCGGTCATTGGAATCGTACTCGGCACGGGACTCGGAGGACTGGCTGACCGAATCGACGCTGATATCCGGATCCCCTATTGCGAGATTCCGCATTTTCCGGACGCAACGGCACCCTCACATGCCGGTCACCTCGTATGCGGCTCGATGCACGGAGTGCCGCTCGTCGCGATGGAAGGCCGTTTTCACTACTACGAGGGCTACACGCTGCAACAGGTGACGTTTCCCGTGCGGCTGATGAAGGCACTGGGCGCGGAAATCCTGATCCTGACAAGTGCCGTGGGGGGCATGAACCCCGATTTTCGACTGTCCGATGTCGTCATCATCGAGGACCACATCAACCTGATGCCTGACAACCCGTTGCGCGGCGTCAATGATGATTCACTTGGTCCGCGGTTTCCCGATATGAGCGAGCCATACGATCACGAACTTATCAGCCTTGCGACTACGACCGCCGGGAACCTGGACATTGCCGTTCAAACAGGGACTCTCGTTGCCGTGCCGGGGCCAAACCTGGAAACGCGTGCCGAGTACCGAATGCTGCGGCTCATCGGAGCGGACGTTGTCGGAATGTCGACGGTTCCGGAAGTCATTGTCGCGAACCATGCGGGGCTGCGGGCGATCGCATTCTCAATCGTCACCGATATGTGCCTGCCGGAGCTGCTGGAGCCGGTGGCAATCGAGAAGATTCTGAAAGTTGCAGCCGAAGGCGGCGCCAGACTGGAACGACTCCTCAGTGAGTTGATCCGACGGCTGGGTTAG
- a CDS encoding AAA family ATPase, with product MYSSINISGYRSLSRLTIEPLGRINLLVGENNSGKTSILEAIHLLADGARGSLLDVALRRGECLVAEDNGNGRPYLQDIRQVFSGRER from the coding sequence GTGTATTCCAGCATCAACATTTCCGGTTACCGTTCTCTCAGTCGGCTGACGATTGAGCCTCTCGGAAGAATCAATCTTCTGGTTGGCGAGAACAACAGTGGCAAGACCTCCATTCTGGAGGCGATACATCTGCTTGCAGATGGCGCGCGCGGTTCACTTTTGGACGTCGCCCTTCGTCGCGGCGAGTGTTTAGTTGCAGAAGATAACGGCAACGGTCGCCCATACTTGCAGGACATTCGCCAGGTATTCAGCGGTCGCGAACGCTGA
- a CDS encoding prephenate dehydrogenase/arogenate dehydrogenase family protein: MQGHVPQPERQIVINGVGLIGGSIAAAVRRRFPDTRIVGIGRSETRLQAAEDAGLLDGWSTRLDASHVQDGVVIICLPVDMIVDAVRQTASLASGHVLITDAGSTKARICDRVSQDPAAARLFVGAHPIAGSDRGGFEHAREDLFEGRSCIVTESSAGAERVERTERFWRSLGCRVTRMTAQQHDRILARTSHLPHLLASVAAACVAEDQLPFTGSGFRDTTRVAAGSPSLWQQILCCNRDEVLSSIGEAESQLKKLRAAIQDGDSDVLQKLLDDAARRRSQLDEDS; the protein is encoded by the coding sequence ATGCAGGGACATGTGCCTCAACCGGAACGTCAGATCGTCATCAACGGAGTCGGCCTGATCGGTGGGTCAATTGCCGCAGCCGTCCGTCGGCGGTTCCCGGACACACGAATCGTGGGGATCGGCCGCTCCGAGACGCGACTGCAGGCGGCCGAAGATGCCGGATTGCTGGATGGGTGGTCGACGCGGCTGGACGCGTCTCACGTGCAGGACGGTGTTGTGATTATCTGCCTACCAGTCGACATGATTGTCGACGCAGTGCGGCAAACGGCGAGTCTTGCGTCGGGGCATGTGCTGATCACGGACGCCGGCAGCACCAAGGCCAGGATCTGTGATCGCGTGTCGCAGGATCCCGCTGCCGCGCGCCTGTTTGTGGGAGCCCATCCGATCGCCGGCAGCGACCGGGGAGGCTTTGAACATGCCCGGGAAGACCTCTTTGAAGGTCGCTCCTGCATCGTTACGGAGTCCTCCGCCGGCGCTGAAAGGGTTGAGCGAACTGAGCGATTCTGGAGGTCGCTCGGCTGCCGAGTAACCCGGATGACTGCACAGCAGCACGATCGAATCCTGGCGCGCACCAGCCACCTTCCTCACTTGTTAGCCAGTGTTGCCGCCGCCTGTGTCGCAGAGGATCAGTTGCCGTTTACCGGGTCCGGGTTTCGGGACACGACGCGCGTCGCAGCCGGTTCGCCGTCTTTATGGCAACAGATCCTGTGCTGCAATCGCGATGAAGTCCTGTCTTCAATTGGCGAGGCTGAATCTCAACTGAAGAAGCTTCGAGCGGCAATCCAGGACGGCGATTCCGACGTTCTGCAAAAGCTTCTGGACGACGCTGCGCGCCGCCGCAGTCAGCTTGACGAAGATTCCTGA
- a CDS encoding non-reducing end alpha-L-arabinofuranosidase family hydrolase: MATGNSAGPVPFGWSEPQLAINGDIFEASHTYRLKGLDQYLTIVECEHGHGFRYFKAYVADRLDGDWQPLAATKENAFASLKNVTQPGDGWTAAISHGELIRTGADQRLEVDPSNLQFLFQGVSARDREGKQYGEIPWQLGLLNAVPADSP, from the coding sequence GTGGCGACGGGAAACTCCGCTGGACCAGTTCCGTTTGGCTGGTCAGAACCCCAACTTGCGATTAACGGAGACATCTTCGAAGCGTCTCACACCTACCGCCTGAAGGGACTCGATCAGTACCTGACGATTGTTGAATGCGAACATGGCCACGGTTTCCGTTACTTCAAGGCGTACGTCGCGGACCGACTGGATGGTGACTGGCAGCCTCTGGCCGCGACGAAAGAGAACGCGTTCGCGTCGCTGAAGAATGTGACTCAGCCCGGTGACGGCTGGACGGCCGCGATCAGCCACGGCGAACTGATTCGAACCGGTGCCGATCAGCGTCTGGAAGTTGATCCGTCGAATCTGCAGTTTCTGTTTCAGGGAGTGAGTGCTCGGGACCGCGAAGGAAAACAGTACGGCGAAATTCCCTGGCAACTGGGGTTGCTCAATGCCGTCCCAGCGGATTCGCCGTGA